A window from Dromaius novaehollandiae isolate bDroNov1 chromosome 1, bDroNov1.hap1, whole genome shotgun sequence encodes these proteins:
- the LLPH gene encoding protein LLP homolog has protein sequence MAKSLRSKWKRKMRAEKRKKNAPKELERLKSILRTNADVVMEEVKEVATVLPPQKVLQQGDDCKMDTDNKRNKKTLLDQHGQYPIWMNSRQKKKLKAQRVKGKKKAKLAKGLAW, from the exons ATGGCGAAGAGCCTGAGGAGCAAATGGAAGAGGAAGATGCGGgcggagaagaggaagaagaacgCGCCCAAGGAGCTGGAGAGGCTGAAAAGCATCCTGCGAACCAACGCCGACGTGGTCATGGAGGAGGTCAAGGAGGTGGCGACCGTCCTCCCCCCGCAGAAAGTCCTCCAGCAGGGGG ATGACTGCAAAATGGACACAgataataaaagaaacaaaaaaactcttCTAGACCAGCATGGACAATACCCAATATGGATGAATTCCAGGCAGAAAAAGAAGCTCAAGGCGCAGCgtgttaaagggaaaaaaaaggcaaagttgGCCAAAGGCTTAGCCTGGTAG